The Oscillatoria sp. FACHB-1407 genome includes a region encoding these proteins:
- a CDS encoding nicotinate phosphoribosyltransferase gives MEDQELTLAPADYSLLTDLYQLTMAACYVGEGLDQRRASFELFARRLPDGFGYLVAMGLAQALNYLENFRFSADQIEALKATGIFAHAPDRFWETLAGARFTGDVWAVPEGTVVFANEPLLRVEAPLWQAQLVETYLLNTINYQTMIATKSARMRDVAGDEAILLEFGTRRAFSPQASLWAARAAIAGGMNATSNVLAALRLNRQPSGTMAHALVMALTAVEGNEDEAFAAFHRYFPGAVLLIDTYDSLAAAQRLAEQVKTQDLDLRGVRLDSGDLVELSKQVRSLLPNISIVASGDLDEVEILRFKRAGAEINAYGIGTKLVTGVPVNGVYKLVEIDGIPVMKESSGKATRPGRKQIFRRVVDGQLHSERLGLLTDDPQGDDSLLHLVYKQGERLQEPEPLEAIAARTAASVATLPSSLRQIDRPDSFTPEITPALQELTEQTQRNIHRFYTEQNLK, from the coding sequence ATGGAAGACCAGGAATTGACTCTCGCGCCCGCAGACTATAGTCTTTTGACCGATCTCTATCAATTGACCATGGCAGCATGCTACGTCGGAGAGGGGTTAGACCAGCGTCGTGCCAGCTTTGAGCTATTTGCCCGCCGTTTGCCCGATGGATTTGGCTATTTAGTCGCCATGGGGTTGGCACAAGCGTTGAATTATTTAGAAAATTTCCGGTTTAGCGCAGACCAGATTGAGGCACTAAAAGCGACGGGGATTTTTGCTCATGCTCCAGACCGATTTTGGGAAACTCTTGCTGGTGCTCGGTTTACCGGGGATGTGTGGGCGGTGCCAGAGGGAACCGTTGTGTTTGCTAATGAGCCGCTATTACGAGTCGAGGCTCCTCTGTGGCAAGCCCAACTGGTGGAAACCTATCTGCTTAACACAATTAATTACCAGACCATGATTGCCACTAAATCAGCCCGAATGCGGGATGTGGCAGGGGATGAGGCGATTTTGCTGGAGTTTGGCACCCGTCGCGCCTTTAGTCCGCAAGCATCTTTGTGGGCAGCACGAGCGGCGATCGCAGGCGGAATGAATGCTACCTCCAATGTGTTAGCGGCGTTGCGGTTAAACCGTCAGCCCAGTGGCACGATGGCACACGCGCTTGTGATGGCATTAACCGCTGTGGAGGGCAATGAAGATGAAGCGTTCGCTGCCTTTCATCGCTACTTTCCGGGAGCCGTGTTGTTGATTGACACTTACGATTCGTTGGCGGCGGCACAACGGTTAGCCGAACAAGTCAAAACCCAGGATTTAGATTTGCGGGGAGTCCGTTTAGACTCTGGCGATTTGGTGGAACTGTCGAAACAGGTGCGATCGCTCCTTCCCAATATCTCAATTGTGGCGAGTGGGGACTTGGATGAGGTTGAGATTTTGCGTTTTAAGCGAGCGGGAGCCGAAATCAATGCCTACGGTATCGGGACAAAGCTCGTCACCGGAGTACCCGTCAACGGAGTCTATAAACTCGTCGAGATTGACGGCATTCCAGTGATGAAGGAGTCGAGCGGGAAAGCCACTCGTCCCGGTCGCAAGCAGATCTTTCGGCGGGTGGTCGATGGGCAACTGCACTCCGAACGCCTGGGGCTGTTGACCGATGATCCGCAAGGGGACGACTCCCTGTTGCACTTGGTTTATAAACAAGGAGAACGCTTGCAGGAACCAGAACCCCTGGAGGCGATCGCTGCCCGCACCGCTGCTTCTGTAGCCACTTTACCCTCCAGCCTTCGTCAGATCGATCGCCCCGATAGTTTTACCCCAGAGATCACCCCAGCCTTGCAAGAGTTGACTGAGCAAACACAACGAAATATTCACAGGTTTTATACTGAGCAAAATCTGAAGTAG
- a CDS encoding FKBP-type peptidyl-prolyl cis-trans isomerase, which translates to MAQAKTGDTVTVHYTGKLDDGTIFDSSIDREPLQFSIGAGNMIPGFEQAVIGMSPGESKTQTISSEDAYGEHYPEMVVVVDRQQIPPELPIGVGQQLQIQQPTGQVIPVIITDVTDSEVTLDANHPLAGEDLTFEIQLVAIS; encoded by the coding sequence ATGGCACAAGCAAAAACTGGCGATACAGTAACCGTTCATTACACCGGAAAGCTAGACGATGGCACGATCTTTGACTCCTCTATCGATCGCGAACCGCTGCAATTCTCAATCGGCGCAGGTAACATGATCCCCGGTTTTGAACAGGCAGTCATCGGCATGAGTCCTGGAGAGTCTAAAACTCAGACCATCTCCTCAGAGGATGCCTACGGTGAACATTATCCTGAAATGGTTGTCGTAGTCGATCGCCAGCAGATCCCCCCAGAGTTGCCCATTGGTGTGGGTCAACAACTGCAAATTCAGCAACCTACCGGACAAGTGATTCCCGTCATCATCACTGATGTCACCGACTCAGAAGTCACCCTCGATGCTAATCATCCCCTCGCAGGTGAAGATCTGACCTTTGAGATTCAACTCGTCGCGATTTCATAA
- the gatB gene encoding Asp-tRNA(Asn)/Glu-tRNA(Gln) amidotransferase subunit GatB gives MTTAAPVKTEYEAIIGLETHCQLKTDTKIFCNCSTSFNTPPNENVCPICMGMPGVLPVLNQSVLEYAVKAGLALNCTIADHSKFDRKQYFYPDLPKNYQISQYDLPIAEHGWLEIELVDKGSGTATRKRIGITRLHMEEDAGKLVHAGSERLSGSTYSLVDFNRTGVPLVEIVSEPDMRSGREAAEYAQELRRILLYLGVSDGNMQEGSLRCDVNISVRPVGTEKFGTKVEIKNMNSFNAIERAINYEIERQIQAIEAGERIVQETRLWEEGAQRTISMRVKEGSSDYRYFPEPDLGPIEVSPEQLEAWRSQLPELPAQKRHRYENELGLSAYDARVLTDDRAIAEYFETTVTAGAPAKQAANWIMGDISGYLNNEKKSIGDIALKPETLAEMIGLIEDNTISSKIGKDILPELLVQGGSAKALVESKGLIQISDTGAIEAAIDAVIAAFPDELEKYRGGKTKLLGFFVGQVMKQTGGRADPKLTNQLLLQKLNG, from the coding sequence ATGACTACCGCCGCACCCGTCAAAACTGAGTACGAAGCTATCATCGGGTTAGAAACCCATTGCCAACTCAAAACGGACACCAAAATCTTTTGTAATTGCTCCACGTCATTTAACACTCCCCCCAACGAGAACGTTTGCCCAATCTGCATGGGGATGCCGGGAGTGTTGCCCGTTCTCAACCAGAGCGTGCTGGAATATGCAGTGAAAGCAGGCTTGGCACTGAACTGCACAATCGCCGACCACAGCAAATTTGACCGCAAGCAATACTTTTATCCTGACCTGCCCAAAAACTACCAAATCTCGCAATACGACCTGCCAATCGCGGAACATGGTTGGCTAGAGATCGAGTTGGTTGACAAGGGCAGCGGCACTGCCACACGTAAACGCATTGGCATCACCCGTCTGCATATGGAAGAAGATGCAGGCAAGCTTGTCCACGCTGGCAGTGAGCGGCTCTCAGGCTCAACCTATTCCCTCGTAGACTTCAACCGCACTGGCGTTCCCCTGGTCGAAATCGTCTCTGAACCCGACATGCGATCGGGTCGTGAAGCGGCAGAATACGCCCAGGAGTTACGCCGCATTTTGCTGTACCTGGGGGTCAGCGACGGCAACATGCAGGAAGGCTCCCTCCGCTGTGATGTCAACATCTCTGTGCGTCCTGTGGGAACTGAGAAGTTTGGCACGAAGGTCGAGATCAAAAACATGAACTCGTTCAACGCGATCGAACGGGCAATCAATTACGAGATCGAACGGCAAATCCAGGCGATCGAAGCGGGTGAGCGCATTGTTCAAGAGACGCGCCTGTGGGAAGAAGGGGCACAACGCACCATCAGTATGCGCGTCAAGGAAGGCTCCAGCGATTACCGCTACTTTCCGGAGCCAGACCTGGGCCCCATCGAAGTTTCCCCAGAGCAACTAGAGGCGTGGCGATCGCAACTGCCTGAGTTACCCGCTCAAAAACGGCACCGCTATGAAAATGAATTGGGCTTGTCTGCCTATGATGCGCGTGTGCTCACCGATGACCGGGCGATCGCGGAATACTTTGAGACAACTGTCACTGCCGGAGCACCCGCCAAACAAGCGGCTAACTGGATCATGGGGGATATCAGTGGCTATCTCAACAACGAAAAGAAGAGCATTGGCGACATTGCCCTCAAGCCTGAAACCCTGGCAGAAATGATTGGTTTGATCGAAGACAACACCATCAGCAGCAAGATTGGTAAGGATATCCTGCCAGAGTTGCTGGTGCAGGGTGGCTCTGCCAAAGCTCTGGTCGAAAGCAAAGGACTGATTCAGATCTCGGATACAGGGGCGATCGAAGCGGCGATCGATGCTGTCATCGCTGCCTTCCCGGATGAGTTGGAGAAGTACCGGGGTGGCAAAACGAAACTTTTGGGGTTCTTTGTGGGTCAAGTCATGAAGCAGACGGGTGGACGGGCTGACCCGAAGCTGACAAACCAGCTTTTACTTCAAAAATTGAATGGTTAA
- the ffh gene encoding signal recognition particle protein, translating to MFEALSDRLESAWKKLRGQDKISESNIQEALREVRRALLEADVNLQVVKDFVADVQTKAQGAEVIAGVRPDQQFIKIVHDELVAVMGETNVPLAEATDAPTIVLMAGLQGTGKTTATAKLALHLRKQNRETLLVATDVYRPAAIDQLITLGKQINVPVFEMGSDADPVEIARQGVAKAKADGIDTVIIDTAGRLQIDQDMMAELARIKETVQPHEVLLVVDAMTGQEAANLTRTFHEQIGITGAILTKMDGDTRGGAALSVRRISGQPIKFVGVGEKVEALQPFYPDRMASRILGMGDVLTLVEKAQEEVDFAEAEKLQEKIMSAKFDFTDFLKQTRMLKSMGSLGGIIKMIPGMNKLSSDQLEQGEAQLKRAEAMINSMTVEERKNPDLLAGSPSRRRRIAKGSGYGLEDVSKLVSDFQKMRSLMQQMSQGQFPGMGGMPGMGGGMGGLFGGGAPAMGNPRGNPPGWRGYPGGGAPPKKKKKEKKKKGFGTL from the coding sequence ATGTTTGAAGCCCTATCCGATCGCCTTGAATCTGCTTGGAAAAAGCTGCGAGGACAGGACAAGATTTCAGAATCCAACATTCAAGAAGCACTGCGCGAAGTACGTCGTGCTCTATTAGAAGCGGATGTTAACCTCCAGGTCGTTAAAGATTTTGTGGCTGACGTGCAAACCAAAGCTCAGGGAGCAGAGGTTATCGCTGGAGTTCGTCCCGATCAGCAGTTCATCAAAATTGTTCACGATGAGTTGGTTGCGGTCATGGGGGAAACTAACGTTCCCCTGGCAGAAGCAACCGATGCGCCGACAATCGTCCTGATGGCAGGTCTACAAGGAACTGGAAAAACCACCGCTACGGCTAAACTTGCCCTCCATCTCCGCAAGCAAAATCGCGAAACCCTGCTGGTTGCCACCGACGTCTATCGACCGGCGGCGATCGACCAGTTGATCACACTCGGCAAACAAATTAATGTGCCTGTGTTTGAGATGGGATCTGATGCAGATCCTGTGGAGATTGCCCGTCAGGGGGTCGCCAAAGCCAAAGCCGATGGCATTGATACAGTCATCATCGACACCGCAGGACGCTTGCAGATCGATCAGGACATGATGGCGGAGTTGGCGCGGATTAAAGAGACCGTGCAACCCCACGAAGTGCTGCTGGTGGTAGATGCAATGACGGGGCAAGAAGCTGCCAACCTGACCCGCACCTTCCATGAACAAATCGGCATTACCGGAGCTATTCTCACCAAGATGGATGGTGATACGCGAGGTGGGGCAGCATTGTCGGTGCGGCGCATCTCCGGGCAACCCATCAAATTTGTCGGGGTGGGCGAAAAGGTCGAGGCATTGCAACCCTTCTATCCCGATCGCATGGCATCGCGGATCTTGGGGATGGGGGATGTGCTGACTCTGGTTGAAAAAGCTCAGGAGGAAGTCGATTTTGCAGAGGCGGAGAAGCTGCAAGAAAAGATCATGTCCGCCAAGTTTGACTTCACCGACTTTTTGAAGCAGACTCGGATGTTGAAATCGATGGGTTCCCTCGGTGGCATCATCAAGATGATCCCCGGCATGAACAAGCTGTCGAGTGATCAGCTAGAGCAAGGGGAAGCCCAGTTAAAACGGGCAGAGGCGATGATCAACTCGATGACGGTTGAGGAACGCAAAAACCCTGACTTACTGGCTGGTTCCCCTAGTCGTCGTCGCCGCATCGCCAAAGGCTCTGGCTATGGCTTGGAGGATGTGAGCAAGTTGGTCAGCGATTTCCAGAAGATGCGATCGCTGATGCAGCAGATGAGTCAGGGACAATTCCCCGGCATGGGTGGGATGCCTGGAATGGGTGGTGGTATGGGCGGATTGTTTGGCGGTGGTGCCCCGGCGATGGGCAACCCTCGCGGCAACCCTCCCGGTTGGCGGGGCTATCCCGGTGGTGGTGCACCCCCTAAGAAAAAGAAAAAAGAGAAGAAGAAGAAGGGATTTGGGACGCTGTAG
- the rpsP gene encoding 30S ribosomal protein S16 has protein sequence MIKLRLKRYGKKREASYRIVAAQSTTRRDGRPLEELGFYNPRTDEVKLKEEAIIKRLKEGAQPTETVLRLLKKANILEQARA, from the coding sequence ATGATCAAACTTCGCTTGAAGCGGTACGGCAAAAAACGGGAAGCGAGCTATCGGATTGTAGCGGCACAGAGCACCACTCGCCGCGATGGTCGTCCCTTAGAAGAGTTAGGGTTCTACAATCCCAGAACCGATGAAGTAAAACTCAAGGAAGAGGCAATTATTAAACGCTTGAAGGAAGGCGCACAACCCACTGAAACTGTGCTTCGCCTTCTCAAGAAAGCCAATATCCTTGAACAAGCCCGTGCCTGA
- a CDS encoding KH domain-containing protein, whose translation MPDIAPTQNTTSSAASPDYVGLVRFLMEPFLESPSSLKVDCEVSPRKSRVLIRVAFEGEDKGRVFGRGGRNIQAIRSVLQAIAQAAGYSAHLDIYGSQSAGREGGSDDKPPSSRSQPRRPPRPHRN comes from the coding sequence GTGCCTGACATAGCCCCTACTCAGAACACTACCTCCTCTGCTGCCAGTCCAGACTATGTCGGGTTGGTCAGATTTTTGATGGAGCCTTTCCTCGAATCTCCCAGTTCACTCAAGGTGGATTGCGAAGTTTCTCCTCGTAAATCGAGGGTGCTGATTCGTGTTGCCTTTGAAGGAGAAGATAAAGGTCGAGTGTTTGGGCGGGGTGGGCGCAATATCCAGGCGATTCGCTCCGTGTTGCAGGCGATCGCCCAAGCGGCCGGGTATTCAGCGCACCTGGATATCTACGGCAGTCAGTCGGCGGGTCGTGAGGGTGGTTCCGATGACAAACCCCCATCCTCGCGATCGCAACCTCGCCGTCCTCCCCGTCCCCATCGAAATTGA